A single window of Alosa alosa isolate M-15738 ecotype Scorff River chromosome 11, AALO_Geno_1.1, whole genome shotgun sequence DNA harbors:
- the cttnbp2 gene encoding cortactin-binding protein 2 translates to MCVALERLSDGYIEAEIGSTFTGKCSCHSCPLFKFGTGTHGICIWKALVHAFNANLTTRASQHRRGTKRNDRYSRKMASEGASGEQPPPIQTLAAAIHGGVEAKCELNVDNLSKPELLTLLSIMEGELEARDLVIEALRARRKEVFLQERYGHFSMTDPFLALQRDFDGGPGEKERRPVSTNPMAILDAVMAHCRKMQERMTAQLAAAENRQKRLELEKLQLQGLEQEQRKLSAQLKDEREKNKQVVMLLVRECKQLASRAAEESQRAEELTARLDEEARTQGLLEEQLASERRRGQQMEAEMEKQLAKLTRSLEQRQRLGLRRLTPSSRLETSGLRRQLETLRTPGVPAPAAPASVTPVPAVPVQVKPKVATVSVSVGTDAASFCRTTSSQTDPLPEAQPEPHRKGPPLSIPVKPTPATNYVSMSLPKTPSVGRGLLHAGVAQAENGGTAESHSPGAGAVAVAAAATTTPGLPTGVSPRVQAARFKFQASPSEQDQNGTANQSLPSRDLSPNNRDNFAAKQQARHTVTQVLSRFTSPPAGGGGGGPGSGAGGGAMRPGLPHSASEGGPFTGRLGHPQIGLKAPSASGRVDRGNPPPIPPKKPGLSQTPSPPHPPIKVVSDGGTSRSPGMLPGKPGTPTPQLPPKPALELGGAVPALTASQVGAPCAGWPASACSGECPPATISTTSSTSTSTSTTSAAIVRSPSIIPTSAPPRSPRDLGSPLATASGWCPSVVTPLTCGDPVALDDGPTHLLQAASQGNVTLLSMLLNRDPTTDMCHLQQDRNSALFSAARNGHTDCVKLLLSSGASADVPDTNGFLPLHTAAAHGHHECVELLVCCTTDVDHAAVAGESPLYLASERGSVECVRILLEAGVDRTHTTADSCTALHAAVSSGHVGTLQLLLCHPGAKQRRDDPLPHPHSLATLLNQTNRDGWTAAHIAAARGFKPCLCNCFVAGLPGGIICAQSQQDIETRDKCNRTIHDVATDDCKDLLENLYSYRVAVQVHTGLSERLCPLDLLEDGPVVGMVTVQRHTPWEELGQSLNDLLTNHLQLLCKGWDLWEDTVMTDTPLGLSPDSIASVTIGDTIWFPGEELALSPWDLIRKRLSQRITIRLRGLSESALDEMAFHSLMPLQLLQNYTRLVEQYRNVIFHGLEGSCQEYIATQISHCIKCRQEAVGVACDVVRVEVDESLSKTHLLETFINCGFLVPAREACVGGRVVVLLEGLERAPSLSELLGDLCEALENRGAVCSISPQHGQDGLYYFQEGAFLIGSLAKPRLQGTELHLQQHFRWVQLRWDSEPLHGLLGRHLRRKLLHKTQGQPWAPDDLLQRSLSWVCLVWHQLNTCLSRLGTPEALLGPRIFLSCPVVPDQAQAIVKWLARLWNAVVVPRVEDAVVSRVTAKRAPAQRRSPSNSKSLSPGQRAVLRAALSILLNKAVLQSCPLPRTEIDRHLAEFQGGTFPLSAIGISCKKGGRKGRDSGPWRRANTSPRKKGSPSTGWSTSGSLREGSLSTSEVHLMSHINSPRISDGDPAGLSLCSDDETDLLRELQTMCSSKSEPDISKIANSKEDFIVFPGSTHGHSQLNNNNNSTEPALQSRAPSTSKDLPTVQPSVVHTMDSRHSKSATAPATGSASTPTPTVTVTATVTPLTPQGERRATRPKSQLPVPSSRGPQRAHSTPRAVSSSSSSSSSVPPHPHGQSAASPRPPNKAHASSRARQALPTTNNPPINNNNNNNNSLSQSHEEIWILHPNLHENYNNQG, encoded by the exons GCCCGTAGGAAAGAGGTCTTCCTTCAGGAGCGCTATGGCCACTTCAGCATGACTGACCCGTTCCTGGCGCTACAACGTGACTTCGATGGCGGCCCGGGCGAAAAGGAGCGCCGGCCCGTCAGCACCAACCCCATGGCCATCCTGGACGCCGTCATGGCTCACTGCCGCAAGATGCAGGAGAGGATGACCGCACAGCTCGCTGCTGCCGAGAACCGCcagaaaagg ctggagCTGGAGAAGCTGCAGCTACAGGGCCTGGAGCAGGAGCAGCGTAAGCTGTCTGCGCAGCTGAAGGACGAGCGAGAGAAGAACAAGCAGGTAGTCATGCTGCTGGTGCGCGAGTGCAAGCAGCTGGCCTCGCGCGCTGCCGAGGAGAGCCAGCGCGCCGAGGAGCTGACCGCGCGTCTGGACGAGGAGGCGCGCACCCAGGGCCTCCTGGAGGAGCAGCTGGCCTCGGAGCGCCGGCGCGGCCAGCAGATGGAGGCCGAGATGGAGAAGCAGCTGGCGAAGTTGACACGGAGCCTTGAGCAGCGGCAGAGGCTGGGCTTGAGGAGGCTGACACCGAGCTCTCGGCTCGAGACCAGCGGCCTCCGCCGCCAGCTGGAGACGCTGAGGACCCCCGGAGTCCCCGCCCCAGCCGCCCCCGCGTCCGTCACACCTGTCCCGGCCGTCCCCGTGCAGGTGAAACCCAAGGTGGCCACGGTGTCTGTGTCAGTGGGCACGGATGCAGCCAGCTTCTGCCGGACGACATCCTCCCAGACAGACCCCCTGCCCGAGGCGCAGCCGGAGCCCCACAGGAAGGGCCCACCGCTCAGCATCCCCGTCAAGCCCACCCCCGCCACCAACTACGTGAGCATGAGCCTGCCCAAGACGCCCAGCGTTGGCCGGGGGCTGCTGCACGCGGGGGTTGCGCAGGCAGAGAACGGCGGCACTGCCGAGAGCCACTCCCCAGGCGCTGGCGCTGTCGCTGTCGCAGCCGCTGCCACGACGACCCCCGGGCTGCCCACCGGGGTCAGCCCCCGCGTGCAGGCTGCCCGCTTCAAGTTCCAGGCCTCACCCTCCGAACAGGACCAAAACGGCACGGCCAACCAGAGCCTGCCGTCCCGCGACCTCTCGCCCAACAACCGGGACAACTTTGCTGCCAAGCAGCAGGCGCGCCACACGGTCACCCAGGTGCTGTCGCGCTTCACCAGCCCTCCGGCGGGCGGCGGCGGGGGGGGCCCTGGGTCCGGCGCCGGGGGAGGAGCCATGCGTCCCGGCCTGCCCCACTCCGCCTCGGAAGGGGGTCCGTTCACCGGCCGCCTGGGCCATCCGCAGATCGGCCTCAAGGCACCCTCCGCGTCCGGCCGCGTGGACCGCGGCAACCCGCCGCCCATCCCGCCCAAGAAGCCGGGCCTCTCGCAGACGCCGTCGCCGCCGCACCCGCCCATCAAGGTGGTCTCCGACGGCGGCACCAGCCGGTCGCCGGGCATGCTGCCGGGCAAGCCGGGCACCCCCACGCCTCAGCTGCCGCCCAAGCCGGCCCTGGAGCTGGGGGGCGCTGTGCCAGCCCTGACGGCTTCTCAGGTGGGTGCGCCCTGCGCGGGCTGGCCGGCATCCGCATGCTCTGGAGAGTGTCCCCCTgccaccatcagcaccacctcctccacctccacctccacctccaccacctccgctGCCATTGTCCGTAGCCCCTCCATAATCCCCACTAGCGCTCCGCCCCGTAGCCCCCGAGACCTGGGCAGCCCCCTGGCAACAGCATCAG GCTGGTGTCCCTCCGTAGTCACCCCGCTAACCTGCGGTGACCCCGTCGCCCTGGACGACGGGCCCACCCACCTTCTCCAAGCTGCTTCCCAGGGAAATGtcactttattgtcaatgctgCTTAACCGAGATCCAACGACCGACATGTGTCACCTCCAACAAGACCGAAACTCTGCCTTATTCTCTGCTGCTCGAAACGGACACACAG ACTGCGTTAAGCTGCTGCTGAGCTCGGGGGCGTCTGCTGACGTTCCAGACACAAACGGATTCCTGCCTTTACACACCGCTGCTGCGCACGGACATCATGA gtGCGTAGAGTTGCTGGTGTGCTGCACCACTGACGTTGACCATGCGGCGGTGGCAGGGGAGAGCCCTCTCTACCTGGCGAGCGAGCGtgggagtgtggagtgtgttagAATCCTGCTGGAGGCTGGCGTGGatcgcacacacaccaccgcc GACAGCTGCACGGCCCTCCATGCAGCGGTCAGCTCGGGACATGTGGGCACTCTTCAGCTGCTTCTGTGCCACCCGGGGGCCAAGCAGCGTCGGGACGACCCGCTCCCCCACCCACACTCGCTCGCCACACTCCTCAACCAGACCAACAGAGACGGCTGGACCGCTGCCCACATCGCCGCTGCCAGGGGCTTCAAG CCATGCTTGTGCAACTGTTTTGTTGCAGGATTGCCTGGGGGTATTATTTGTGCCCAAAGCCAACAGGACATCGAGACAAGGGACAAATGCAACCGCACCATCCACGATGTGGCCACAGACGACTGCAAGGACCTTCTGGAGAACCTTT ATTCATACCGAGTTGCCGTGCAGGTGCACACAGGCCTCAGTGAGCGCCTCTGCCCCCTTGACCTGCTGGAGGACGGCCCTGTTGTTGGCATGGTAACAGTCCAGCGTCACACGCCCTGGGAGGAGCTGGGCCAAAGTCTGAACGACCTGCTGaccaatcaccttcagcttctGTGCAAGGGGTGGGACCTCTGGGAAGACACGGTTATGACTGACACTCCTCTGGGCCTATCACCTGACAGCATAGCCTCGGTGACCATCG gagaCACTATTTGGTTTCCGGGGGAAGAGTTGGCCCTGTCTCCATGGGACCTGATCCGCAAGCGCCTCAGCCAGCGAATCACCATCCGCCTCAGAG gcctGTCGGAGTCGGCACTGGATGAGATGGCCTTCCATTCGCTCATGCCCCTCCAGCTGCTGCAGAACTACACCCGCCTG GTGGAACAGTATCGTAATGTCATATTCCACGGGCTGGAAGGAAGCTGCCAGGAGTACATTGCCACTCAGATCTCTCACTGCATCAAG TGCAGGCAGGAGGCTGTGGGAGTGGCCTGTGATgtggtgagggtggaggtggatgaGAGTCTGTCCAAGACCCACCTGCTGGAGACCTTCATCAACTGCG GGTTCCTGGTGCCGGCGCGTGAGGCGTGTGTGGGTGGCCGTGTGGTAGTTCTGCTGGAGGGCCTGGAGAGGGCGCCATCCCTGAGCGAGCTCTTGGGGGATCTGTGTGAGGCGCTGGAGAACCGCGGTGCCGTCTGCTCCATCTCCCCGCAGCACG GTCAGGACGGGCTTTACTACTTCCAGGAGGGCGCCTTTCTGATTGGCTCGCTGGCCAAGCCCCGGCTACAGGGGACAGAGCTGCATCTGCAGCAGCACTTCCGCTGGGTGCAGCTGCGCTGGGACTCGGAGCCTCTGCACGGCCTTCTGGGACGCCACCTGCGCCGCAAGCTCCTCCACAAG aCACAAGGCCAGCCGTGGGCTCCTGATGACCTGCTGCAGAGGTCTCTGTCCTGGGTGTGCCTGGTCTGGCACCAGCTCAACACCTGCCTGTCCCGCCTGGGCACCCCAGAGGCTCTGCTGGGGCCACGCATCTTCCTCTCCTGCCCCGTGGTCCCCGACCAGGCACAGGCTATCGTCAA atggCTGGCTCGTCTGTGGAATGCGGTGGTGGTCCCTCGTGTGGAGGATGCAGTCGTCTCCAGGGTGACAGCCAAGAGGGCTCCAGCCCAGCGCCGGTCTCCCAGCAACAGCAAGAGCCTGAGTCCAGGCCAGAGGGCGGTGCTTAGAGCCGCACTCAGCATCCTCCTCAACAAAGCCGTCCTGCAGAGCTGCCCGCTGCCCCGAACAG AGATCGACAGGCACCTAGCAGAATTCCAAGGTGGAACATTCCCGCTGTCGGCCATCGGCATCTCCTGTAAGAAAGGCGGGAGGAAAGGGCGGGACAGCGGGCCCTGGAGGCGGGCCAACACCAGCCCACGCAAGAAGGGAAGTCCCAGCACTGGGTGGAGCACCAGCGGGTCACTCCGTGAAG gttctctctccacctctgagGTCCACCTGATGTCCCACATCAACTCTCCCAG AATCAGTGATGGAGACCCTGCAGGTCTGTCCCTGTGCTCTGACGATGAGACAGACCTCCTGAGGGAGCTTCAGACCATGTGCTCCAGCAAGTCTGAGCCAGACATCAGCAAG aTTGCTAACTCCAAAGAGGACTTTATTGTATTTCCTGGCTCAACACATGGACACAGCCAgctgaacaacaacaacaacagcactgaGCCAGCGCTCCAGTCCCGAGCCCCCAGCACGAGCAAAGACTTGCCCACGGTCCAGCCATCCGTGGTACACACG ATGGACAGCCGTCACTCCAAGAGTGCGACTGCTCCAGCCACCGGCAGCGCCTCCACCCCGACCCCGACCGTGACTGTGACGGCCACCGTGACCCCTCTCACCCCCCAGGGGGAGAGGCGGGCCACGCGGCCCAAGTCGCAGCTCCCTGTGCCCAGCAGCAGGGGTCCTCAGCGAGCGCACAGCACGCCCCGAgccgtcagcagcagcagcagcagcagcagcagtgtcccccctcacccccacggCCAGAGTGCCGCCAGCCCCCGACCCCCCAACAAAGCCCACGCGAGCAGCAGAGCAAGGCAGGCCCTGcccaccaccaacaaccccccaatcaacaacaacaacaacaacaacaactcccTCAGCCAATCACACGAGGAGATCTGGATCCTGCACCCAAATTTGCATGAAAACTACAACAACCAGGGTTAg